The DNA region CTTGGTGCAGGCAGAGTCCAGCTCTTGTCTTTCATCTTGCTTGACCTCTTTATACAGTCACCAGTTTTATTTATGGAGTGCCTCCCGTGGAGCCTGTGATGCCCATGCtgggttttcacagaatcacagcaccagccaggttggaaaaggcctctaagatcattgagtccaacctatcacctaacccttctaattaactaacccatggcactaagtgcctcatccagcctcttcttaaacacctccagggatggggactctaccacctccctgggcagcccattccaatgccaatcactctctctgccaacaacttcttcctaacatccagcctaaacctgccctggcacagcttgaggctctgtcctcttgttctgttgctgggtgcctggcagcagagcccaaccccatctggctacaatctcttttcagatagttgtagggaacagtgagctctgccctgagcctcctctgctgcaggctgcacccccccagctcagcctcttctcacagggctgtgctccaggcccctccccagccttgctgcccttctctggacacctttcagcacctcaatgtctttcttaaaTTTTGCACCAAAGCACAAAGGAACAAGCCCAGAAGAAGGACGTTCTTCAGTCTGGCAAAGGAgagagggcaggggcagcagctcagggctcctGTGGTGCAGCTAGTGGCATGGCTTGCAGGGGAACAATGGTTGAAAGAAATGGCTGTGAGAAAGGGGAAGAGCAGAGTGTGAAGAGCTGCCATggaggttggacttcatgatctctttgggtcccttccaacctctaacatcctgtgatcctgtgaaggttGGAGAAAGCTGTCAGTCACCTGATGGAAGAGCATTTAAAGTGAAAGCTGTGGCAGGTTCCTGCTCGACCTTTCTGTGcctcctccaccagctccctacGTGGGTGCTCGCCCTGGCATTCAGCACAGTGCCActgtgctgcccaggagctctgggctgcccagatcTCATATGATGTGAAGGCAATGTGCATCAACATGCAAGCTGGGAGTGCAGTGCTTGACCTTGCCCAGTGGTGTGATGTTAGGGAGGGCGTTGCTGTGCCATCCTCCCATGTGTGCTTTCGTACTGCTGCCAGAAGGGATCCCAAGTTTGGGGTGATTCTGGGGTGCAACTTCCCACATTCCTATTAACACCAACACACTGGGTGAGATCTGGAGTCTGACTTTCATGCCTTGACTGTTGTGATGTGATTCTGTCCCAGAGGAGTGGCAACAGAAAACTGATACAGACCTTGGCTCTCTAATGACTTGCAGAAGCTTCTATTATCATCACCATTATCATTATAACTGGTACAGGACatcagtggttggaagggacccaaagagaccatcgagtccaatgTCCAATTACTActtctattattattactattattattggatatcagtggttggaagggacccaaagagaccatcgACTCCAACCCCCAATTATTgcttctattattattattggatatcagtggttggaagggacccaaagagaccatcgAGTTCAACCTCCAATTACTActtctattattattactattattatttgaTATTAGTAGTTGTATTATTGGATATCagtagttggaagggacccaaagagaccatcgAGTTCAACCTCCAATTACTacttctattattattattactattattatttgaTATTAGTGGTTGTATTATTGGATATCAGtagttggaggggacccaaagagaccatcgagtccaacccccaattATTgcttctattattattattattgttgttgttatcattttgttgttgttgttttaatgaAAGCTTCTACTAGCTGAGACAGTTGCAGAGCTATCAACGTGTAACTGAGGTTTTCCAACAGGTTTTAGTCCTTGGACTAGGGCAGTCTTTTGTTTCTAGGCTTTATGCCTCTTCTGCTAAAATCGTTAGGTTGTTAATTTAGCGCAaatcctgctggcactgcttaTCTTTGCGACGTTCTCTTTACGTTTGCTTTTGCTCTGTGGGATCATTCTCTCGGGgcttcagcccagcagcctctgtctCCGCAGGGGGTTTgtgcgctgctgctgcctgtgcccagctggggcagcCGCCCAGCGAGCAGCGGTAAGCAGCCAGGGCTGTTCTGTGTTTCAGTACAACGGTGTGTGCCTGCAAGGCCCCAGCGGTGTTCCGGGACGGGATGGAAACCCGGGAGCCAACGGGATCCCGGGGACACCTGGGATCCCGGGGCGGGACGGGCTGAAGGGGGAGAAGGGCGAGTGCATGCGAGAGAGCGTCGAGGAGGCCTGGACGCCCAACTTCAAGCAGTGCTCGTGGAGTGCGCTGAACTACGGCATCGACCTCGGGAAGATAGCGGTGAGTTGGCTGCGCCTGGGCTGCTGCGCTTCACCCCCgcggcaggctctgctctgcctccctcaccTGGGCAGTGCCCTCGCACGGATCTCCTGCTGGAAGCCTTTTCCTGCGCGTAAGGCTGGCTCAAAGGTTTAGCTGCCCTGGGTATGTCTCAGCTGTGCTTCCCAAGCCCGTTGCACTCCTGTAGCAGCACTTCAGCAGGGTGCTGTGACTGTTCCAAGAGTGCCTTCACAAGATCTGGTCTCtaactggaaggctgcaaggcacagccagaaatgGACTTccatctccccttccctctccctctgcccttccctctcttctcccctttccccctttccctttccccctctccttcccctttctccttcccctttctccttctcctttctccttctccttcttcctcttacccgtcttcttccccttctcatcctcctttgctcttcccctccctcccctttccttctccttcctcttccccccttcccccttcccctctccttccccttcctcttctcatccccctttgcttttcctctccctccccttcccccctccctttcccctctcttcccccatccccccttcccatctccttcccctttccccttcccccctccctcccctttccccctctttccccttccccccttcccctttccccatcccctctccttccccttcccctctccttcccttcccctttccccatcccctctccccttcccctctccccttcccctctccccttcccctctccccttcccctctccccttcccctctccccttcccctctccccttcccctctccccttccccttctttccctcccctgcccctcttttcttttcccagccGGGCGGCCCTGGGCAGTTTGGCCGCAGCGTTCTCGGGGAATTAGCGATCTCTTGGGCGCGTTAGGAGCGCGGCAGCGGCGCAGCTGCCCCGGTGGCTAGCGCAGCGCTGTGCCTCCCCGCAGGAATGCACCTTCACCAAGATGCGCTCCAGCAGCGCGCTGCGGGTGCTCTTCAGCGGCTCGCTGCGGCTCAAGTGCCGGAGCGCCTGCTGCCAGCGCTGGTACTTCACCTTCAACGGCGCCGAGTGTGCCGGGCCGCTGCCCATCGAAGCCATCATCTACTTAGATCAAGGAAGCCCAGAGCTGAATTCTACTATCAACATACACCGAACGTCTTCAGGTAGGTGTGCCAAGaggtggagcagcagagcctggcagatcCGGACAGCAAATGCAGAGGACAGGCTGCCTTAGAAAGGCAGAGGGCAGAAAGAGGAGGTTACAGAGTGGCCAGCTGACACTTGGCACCCTCACTCTGCTGTCCCACAGGTTACTAGGAATAGTAGCAGTGTTAGCATTATGAAGAGGGACTTAATTACTGTGgtacctttcatagaatcaaccaagctgaaagagagctccaagctcagccagcccaacctagcacccagccctggccaaccaaccagaccatggcactaagtgccccagccaggcttggcttcaacacctccaggcccaaagactccaccacctccctgggcagcccattccaatgccaatcactctctctgccagcaacttcctcctaacatccagcctagacctgccctggcacagcttgaggctctgtccccttgttctgttgctggctgcctggcagcagagcccaaccccagctgcctacagcctccctgcaggcagctgcagacagcaatgagctctgccctgaggctcctctgctgcaggctgcaccccccccagctccctcagcctctcctcagagggctgtgctccaggccccttaccagcttctttgcctgtcgctggatgagcttggaggtctcttccaacctggttggttctatgattctattctatgattccatctggCCTTGTTTTTGTCTTTAACCAGTGGAAGGTCTGTGTgaagggatcagtgctggcttGGTGGACATTGCCATCTGGGTTGGGACTTGCTCAGATTATCCACGGGGAGATGCTTCTACTGGATGGAATTCAGTCTCCCGGATCATCATTGAAGAACTGCCAAAGTAactgtccccttctttttttttaatatatatatattcttttttttttttcccctttttttgggTACAATTGTCTTCAGAATGTATTTCTGTAGCACTGGGTGGAAGCATCTGACTGAAAGGCACCAAGCGCTTGCATCTGTAGTCTTCGCCTAGCTTTATTGGTTTGTGTTGTGTTGCACAGTGCAGAGGCTTTTCTATAGTCCTCCTTTCAGAACAGGAGTGTCAAACCCCAGTGCATTAAGGTTTGGAATATACCTCCATTTAAAGAACCAACTctaactacttttttttttgtatcaaATAAATAAGACCTTTTACAAGAAGAAAACCTATAAAAATCCAGGCTATTTTATTGATCACCAAACTGTTTTCAGGTATTTTACAGGAGTTATGAGACATCATTGATTATGTTACAAGACTTCATAGACAGTGCTAAGTAACCTCAAGTCTTGGTTTTAGTCTTTGGAAACTGTATGTAACATCTGCTCCTGTCAACCTGACTGCACAACAGGatgctctgctggcacagcctcaagtcTCTTAGCAAGCTCCTgattggggactgacctgctggaaagcagcataaGGGAAAGGTAGGACAGGTACTTGACAGGTCTGGTGGACAGAAgggtgcccatgagccagcaatgtgccctggtggctaagaaggccaagggcatcctggggtggatcagaagggctgtggtgagtaggtcaagagaagttctctctctctactctgttctggtgaggtcacatctggaatattgtgcccTGGTCTGGGGTCTCAGTTCAAGGACCttggggaactgcttgagagagcccagcccagagcccccaggctgctgcaggcagagaacatctcctgtgaggccaggctgaggcagctggggctggcagctggcagcagagcagcctgagggctgccctcagtgtgtgctaaagctgtgcagggcagtgtcgggaggacgcagccaggctctgctcagggctgtgcagtgacagcacaaggggcactgggggcaagctggggcagagcaggtgccaggggaacaggagggggaactttgttgctgtgagggtgtgagagccctggagcaggctgcccagagaggctgtggagtctcctgctctggagcctttccaaacctgcctggatgtgttcctgtgcatcctgccctgggtgctgctcctctggcagggggcttggactggctcatctctggaggtcccttccaacccctgacattctgtgattctgtgacttaatTCTGACCTAGATGATGTGGCAGGAGTTCATTCTGAGTAATGCAGTAGAAAGAGACTATGCAAGGTCTCTTTCCCTAAGGCCTTTGATGGCTGGATTTCAGTAGCAACATTTCTTACTGCTCTCCATTACTACCATGCAGATGATAACTTTTCAGTTACAGAACTTTAattgctctgaaaaaaaaatcgtTCTGGATTTAGCTATTCAGGTACATCtcaatggtttgggtgttaattAAAAGCTAGGTAGAGCAAATAGTCTGGAGGATACAGAAATAAGGCAGGTTGAAATGCCTTTCAAAAAGGTGCTAAAGGGGAAAGATGATGTCACAGCTACTTGACTGCATCTTCCAGACTGGGCAAGTCTCATCACTGATCATGCCAGCACAGTTTGCTTCAGTGTTGTTAAGTATTTTCTTCCAAATGCTTTATTAAACCCAGCTGTCCAGATTCTGAAGGGGAACAACAGCCCTGTttaggtcaccaagtccaattaAAATGAATGAACTAAACCAAAAACCCACAAGAAAAATCATGTGTAGCATGCAGAAATCTATATCCTTCCCAGAAACTGGAAGGGAAAACCCACTAAATCTGAGATGAGGAATTCACTTCAGCAATTTGTGATTGAATCTCAGCTTTATTTATGTATTAATTCTGAAGAGGTTGTAAGATTTTCTCTCACCTTGGTAGCTCTTGTCTGCAGCttaaggctgagagaggagtgGAGCACACCTGCAGCTAGCAGAGCATTTTCAGGCTTTCCTAACTGCATGTCTGAAGTAGCTTGTGTGTGATAACTGCTGCAAGCCAGCAAGTCACACAGGCAGCATTCTGTATCTGAGGAGCTGTAATGTTTTccttggcagggaggagaggtttGGAGGTATCTGAACACAAAGGAGTTACTGTGAGCTAAGCTGTAGTATGAATGCACAGAATGCCAGCTCACATAGAGTAACTGACTGTGTAcatacagagaatcatagaggcaACCAGGACATGCTTGCAGCCTGCCTTTGCACTGATCCTGCTGCACAACTAAGCTGTTCTGGGCTAAGAGCAGACTAATCCAGGGCAGGAAGTGCTCAACTTTTAATCTTTCCTTTTAATTTATTCATAGGTCTTCAAAAGATTTTTTTGGACCCTGGGTAGCAGAGTTAACTTTTGTGTTCCATTAATCTCCTCCTGGGTACTGAGAAGCACAGAAACCCAAGGGAGCAGCCTGCAAAGGCAGAAATTAgtagctgctggggagctgtgcaGTAATTTGCATGCTACACTTGCAGTAAATTTGCTCTTCAGCTAAGTGCAGGTGAAAACTTCCATCATAAACCCCAAAGCTAGCCATAATGACTGCATGCCATTTTCAGGTGAGATTGGCTCAAGGGCATAggatctccttctctgctctccagcactaGGTGATATTTGGTCAGCTGTTTCAGTTACAGAGATGGATTCCTGCTCAGCGAGTGAcagagagggcaggcagggaagagggACAAGGAATGAAGTAAGTGGCAGCTACGCATCCAAGAGACACTTTGGGTCTGGTGCTAAAAGCCAGCCAAAAACCCCAGTGGAAATCTGCCCTCGTGTGAGAGAAGAAGTGGGTTTCATCAGCCTGGCACTTACTCAAACCCAAGAATGTACAGCTGTGCTCCAACACGACTCCACTTTCCAAACGGCACCCCCCCACCGAGGCAGCATTTCGGTGTTGAATAAGCAATGGAATTCGGAGCATTCCATATCCAAGGATCTGACAACACAGAGGTGGGGTCAGAAGAGTGCTGTTAACAGCTACATACATACTTTCTTTATGAGGCTCAGATGAAGACTTTCAGAGAGCTCTGAcagcccccagagctgctttcatcTATTTCCCACTCCTGCAGGAGTAGAATCTGGCCAACTGTTATCTTGAGGCTTGTCAAAACAGTTTGGTCTGCTATTCCAGGCAGGCCAGGACGAACTGAATTGCTGCACAGCTGCCTTCACCCAGTCACAGTGCTACTCTTTCAGTTGCAGAGACATCTGGTCCCAGCAGACAcagctgatggggagaggaaggcagcagagcaggaacactGAGCCGAGGAGCTGTTGGCAGGGTGCTAGCGTCTCCAGGTTCTTTCCTCGAACCCACCAGCTCAGTTCCCAGGGTTGAAGGAGACTGCTGAACTAAAGCTCTCCCAGGTGATGAACAGAGCAATAAAAGATAGATTCCTCATGAACACAAGCCCACACCTTTTAATCATTTGCTTTTCTAAAAGCAAGTAGAAGAGAAGACACGTTCTCATAGACCACAAAGGtgatgcagcaggcaggagtcACTCTGATCACGTTGGGAACAATGCCTTTGTAAAATCCATGAAgtccttctttcctttaaagacacagaaagaaaaccccaaccaaaaccatttagTTTTAATTGATATATGTTCCTAGAAATCAGACAGAAGACAAAGCCTGACATTTTTCTTCTCCTACCCTCACTGGGCAGGGGACTTTAGGTTAGGAAGAATGATTGCAGAAGACTTTCTCACGCTAGTGTCTAAAGAACCATTATCTGCCAACTCTTAACCCATCATTTTCTCCTTTGAACACATAATAGTCGTCTGTAGGTCAGTTACTTAGCCTGGGCTTTGAGTGGGTTCTTTGCCAATTTGATTGTCTAAGTGGGAGGCAATTGGAAATGAAATCACTTGAaattgctgcagcctgctccaaaaaGCATTTACATATTTAAGCTCcctgaaggctccaaggatcagtGGTTCTGGGGCatgcaacagaaaacaaactgaCAGTCAACATAAGTAAGCCACCATTTATTTTCAGGGCATTAAAGCTCCTCCTTCAGAATTTTGATTCCACTGCCAATAATTGAGAATCTTAACTTCTCCCAACTTGCATCTGAGTAGGGGCTATTAAACAGTTTCAAAGGCTTTTCATCTCAGCTCCCTATTTTCTGGCTTCACAGAGCAATGGAGTAATGAGTACAGTTAACACTGGGAAGTGCTGGGGTGTGGCTTATGCTAAGCCCTTCACCCCAGGGCTCTAGGCTGCACTTGTTTCACAGCGAGTACAGTAGTGGCCCCAGAATGACTGCAGTCACACTTTATCAGACCTATTAAGCCTTCCTGCAGAGTGCAGCACTGAAGGGCAGAGTGCTGAGACATCAGAGCTATTTTCATTTCGAATTAGCTTCAGACAAAATGGTTGCACTGCCTCTGAGCCAGGGCTGGTCCTGGAACAACTCAGCCTTGGTCGCTCCTCAGGTGGCATCTCTTAATACCTCAGGAATTAGCTGACTCCAGTCACATCTTTCTAGCAATATGCTGCAACCCAGAAACTGtccaaagcaggatcagcaCTGGCAGCATCCTGCACAAGTTGGCCAACTCTAGTCACTACAGGCTCTGGACCAAAGCTCCCACAtgccctgcagggctgagggAAGAGGGTTTGGTGGGAGCTAACAGTTCTCCCAGGGTTCTATGGATGCTGGGACTAGACCACAGATGCAGTGAGGTCCCAAGGTAACCCAGGGACATCAGAATAAACAGCTCTGGCCAGCTCACTTCCTCCTGCCAGGAATCTGCATTAGTCAcaactcccagcagcacagtgctgctgtcttATATGATAATCTAAAGCAGCTGAAGTGAGACTTCATTGTTTAAGAGCCCAAAATAATCAACTCAGTGTTGTTTGTTTAACCTGTAAGTGAAGTTTGctaaggaagagagaagggagacagaATAAACAGAAGCTTGCAGGCTACCATTGACCCCCTCCTAGCTCCTCCTTTGTCTTTAGATTATTGCTGTCAGTGGCATCTTGCACAGAATGGCTTTGTACAGCTGCCCTTTGGGGTGCTCAGTGGCACCTTGCACAGAATGGCTTTGTACAGCTAACATTTGGGGTGCTCAGTGGCATCTTGCACAGAATGGCTTTGTACAGCTGCCCTTTGGGGTGCTCAGTGGCACCTTGCACAGAATGGCTTTGTACAGCTAACATTTGGGGTGCTCAGTGGCATCTTGCACAGAATGGCTTTGTACAGTTAACATTTGGGGTGCTCAGTGGCATCTTGCACAGAATGGCTTTGTACAGCTGCCCTTTGGGGTGCTCAGTGGCACCTTGCACAGAATGGCTTTGTACAGTTAACATTTGGGGTGCTCAGTGGCATCTTGCACAGAATGGCTTTGTACAGCTGCCCTTTGGGGTGCTCAGTGGCACCTTGCACAGAATGGCTTTGTACAGCTGCCCTTTGGGGTGCTCAGTGGCGCCTTGCACAGAATGGCTTTGTACAGTTAACATTTGGGGTGCTCAGTGGCATCTTGCACAGAATGGCTTTGTACAGCTGCCCTTTGGGGTGCTCAGTGGCACCTTGCACAGAATGGCTTTGTACAGCTGCCCTTTGGGGTGCTCAGTGGCATCTTGCACAGAATGGCTTTGTACAGCTGCCCTTTGGGGTGCTCAGTGGCATCTTGCACAGAATGGCTTTGTACAGCTGCCCTTTGGGGTGCTCAGTGGCACCTTGCACAGAATGGCTTTGTACAGCTAACATTTGGGTGCTCAGTGGCACCTTGCACAGAATGGCTTTGTACAGCTAACATCTGGgttgccctgagctgcactggtTCCTCAAGTCAGCATGGAAGCCAGCAGTCAGAAACCTGATTCTGCAAGCCTTCCTTTCCAAGCTGCATGCCTACCTCCAGGTCCTGCTGATCACATCAAAGACACCAGAATAGACATTGTGCTGATCCTGGAGACGAGCTCGCACCACCTGATAGGGGTATGTTGCTGACACAGCAAATATTTTGGATACAGCTGCCATCATTATGTATTCCACAGTGCTctaaaagcaacaacaacaaaaacatcaGCAGGCTTGCTTAAGTGTGGTTGAAAGCAGCCAATTTGCCACTCTCGTTTGACTTTTAAGTGTTGAACTAATTAACACCCAGATTAAAATAGCCATGGCAGCATTGGTTAACTGTGAAATGTGTGCTGGGCCCTCTCATTCCAAAGGTAACCTGGCCCAACTAGCCCTTGACTAGTTTtccatggaagtgtttaagaccaccACCCATGACTCCATAAAGTAAAGCAAAGACACATTCCACCCTCTAACATTCTCAAAACACTTGCCaaaataagaaggaaaataaCATTAAGCAGTTGCTTGTTCCTAAAATATGGAAAGGAATTGTTCTGTATGTCCTACATTCCAATTAGTGCATCAGTGGTTTGGAGAGTTCATAGAGTcctcaggtttggaagggacccccctcaaggatcatccagttccaacccccctgtcatgggcagggacacctcacactagatcaggttgcccagagccacatcctgcctggccttaaatacttccagggatgaggcttctaccacctccctgggcaacctgtcccagtgtctcaccaccctcaaggtGAGACCTT from Pogoniulus pusillus isolate bPogPus1 chromosome 14, bPogPus1.pri, whole genome shotgun sequence includes:
- the CTHRC1 gene encoding collagen triple helix repeat-containing protein 1 isoform X1, which translates into the protein MLRVPAAAAAVAPLLLALLLAAPPAGRSDSPKGKQKALRQREVLDVYNGVCLQGPSGVPGRDGNPGANGIPGTPGIPGRDGLKGEKGECMRESVEEAWTPNFKQCSWSALNYGIDLGKIAECTFTKMRSSSALRVLFSGSLRLKCRSACCQRWYFTFNGAECAGPLPIEAIIYLDQGSPELNSTINIHRTSSVEGLCEGISAGLVDIAIWVGTCSDYPRGDASTGWNSVSRIIIEELPK
- the CTHRC1 gene encoding collagen triple helix repeat-containing protein 1 isoform X2, whose amino-acid sequence is MCPRGVERPQQPSGQLPELKHFIAEYNGVCLQGPSGVPGRDGNPGANGIPGTPGIPGRDGLKGEKGECMRESVEEAWTPNFKQCSWSALNYGIDLGKIAECTFTKMRSSSALRVLFSGSLRLKCRSACCQRWYFTFNGAECAGPLPIEAIIYLDQGSPELNSTINIHRTSSVEGLCEGISAGLVDIAIWVGTCSDYPRGDASTGWNSVSRIIIEELPK